The sequence below is a genomic window from Flavobacteriales bacterium.
GGAGGTGTGACAGAGGCATCTTACACGGCAGCTAGCTTGATCGAATTACTGCATACCGCCACCTTGGTGCACGATGATGTGGTGGATGATGCCAATCAGCGCAGGGGATTCTTCTCTCTCAATGCCTTGTGGAAGAACAAGATAGCCGTACTGGTGGGGGACTACCTATTATCTCGTGGACTCTTGCTTTCTGTAGAGCAAGGGCAGTTCCAATTGCTGAGGAT
It includes:
- a CDS encoding polyprenyl synthetase family protein is translated as MVLFEERFRASMKSSTPLLDRITHFIVKRKGKQLRPMFVFLSAKAAGGVTEASYTAASLIELLHTATLVHDDVVDDANQRRGFFSLNALWKNKIAVLVGDYLLSRGLLLSVEQGQFQLLR